A single window of Ornithorhynchus anatinus isolate Pmale09 chromosome 3, mOrnAna1.pri.v4, whole genome shotgun sequence DNA harbors:
- the LOC100091853 gene encoding putative olfactory receptor 14L1, whose translation MSNHSSGTWFLLGEFSEVRELQLLQATLFLVAYLAALTGNLLLLAVITLHQGLHTPMYFFLKNLSFLDLGYVSVTVPRAIFGSLTGDASISFWECVFQVFSFAGFGNAEIALLTVMSYDRYVAICQPLRYEVIMKRTACAQMAGASWVSGGLSAILHTAVTFSVPFSGRNVIRQFFCDIPQMIRLSGPRGNPGEVGLIFLMAGLSLACLVSITVSYALIFSTVLKFPSAKGRSKAFSTCLPHLAVVSLFLLTGSSEYLKPTSGDPLLLDQLLSVFYTVIPPALNPIIYSLRNKDIKAALGKGLWGMK comes from the coding sequence ATGTCCAACCATAGCTCAGGGACCTGGTTCCTGCTCGGTGAGTTTTCTGAGGTGCGGGAGCTGCAGCTCTTGCAGGCGACGTTGTTCCTGGTGGCCTACCTGGCAGCCCTGACGgggaacctcctcctcctcgcggTCATCACCCTCCACCAGggcctccacacccccatgtactttttCCTGAAGAACCTGTCCTTCTTAGACCTCGGCTACGTCTCCGTCACCGTCCCCAGGGCCATTTTCGGCTCCCTGACCGGAGACGCCTCCATCTCCTTCTGGGAGTGCGTTTTCCAAGTCTTCTCTTTCGCGGGGTTCGGCAACGCGGAGATCGCCCTGCTGACGGTGATGTCGTACGACCGCTACGTCGCCATCTGCCAACCCTTGCGCTACGAGGTCATCATGAAGAGGACGGCCTGTGCCCAGATGGCAGGGGCATCGTGGGTCAGCGGGGGCCTGTCGGCCATTTTGCACACCGCCGTCACCTTTTCGGTTCCTTTCTCTGGGCGAAATGTGATCCGTCAGTTCTTCTGTGACATCCCCCAGATGATCCGGCTCTCCGGCCCCAGAGGAAATCCCGGAGAGGTTGGACTCATCTTCCTTATGGCCGGCCTGTCTCTAGCCTGCTTGGTTTCCATCACTGTTTCCTACGCCCTCATCTTCTCCACGGTGCTAAAGTTCCCCTCGGCGAAGGGCAGgtccaaagccttctccacctgcctgccgcaCCTCGCTgtggtctctctgtttctcctcactGGCAGCTCCGAATATCTCAAACCTACCTCCGGTGACCCCCTGCTTCTGGATCAGCTGCTGTCTGTGTTCTACACTGTGATCCCGCCGGCACTGAACCCCATCATCTACAGCCTGAGAAACAAGGACATAAAGGCGGCTCTAGGGAAGGGGCTTTGGGGAATGAAGTGA